TTTCCCAGTGCCTGCCACGCAGGCATAGGGGATCCAGATCGTCGTCGGCAACGGAGAAGTTCTGAAAACCTTTCCTGAGATCTTCTATTGAATACCCATATGGTTCACGTTCATGGTAAACCGAAATCATCTTAATAAAGCTGTAACGATCACTCACTTCATAAAGATCCCAAAAGTCTTTTTTTCTCCCTCCTGCCCAACAATATTCAATTTCATGGCTATTACATCTTCCTCATCAGCCAATCTGATCCCTTCCCGTTCAATTATTGGACGAACAAAGGTATCAGTGTAATACAAATCAACTTTTAAGAGGTCATCTTTTGAATGCCCAATATAATATGTTATACCAAATCCAATAGAACCAACATGATGAGTAATAACTATTGCATAATGATTGCGGAACCAATGATCGATCGATTCAAAGTCAATGCTTCCATATTCGGCATCTGTGAACAATTCTATATCTACTGAACTTCTATGTCCACATTGCAGGCTAAGTGAGGTTCCTCCAACCAATCGAAATTGATCAAAAATCTTTTCCTTCATTACAGCTTCCAATACTTCTTTTAATAAAGCAGTTACTGTTTCCCAATGCATAAATCTAGTTTGGTGATTTTAGATTTTCAGCAATAACCTCCTGAACTCTCTCTTGTCCATAGAATTCTATCAGTGCTTTCTTTTCCTGTTCATTACCTCTTTGAATAACCCGTAGAATGATTGCTTTGTATTGGCGGACCCAATCTATAGAAGCGAAATCAGTATCCCAAAAAAGTATCTTCCTGAATTTAGTCAGATCAGGTTTCTTCTCTTCGCGTTTTTTTGCCTGCTTAATATCATAGAAAACCTGAAGTACCATAAAATAGCCCTCTTCCAGACCAAGCGCTTTTTCAAGCTTCAGGGCCAGTTCTGTATTCATGCCCCTACGCCCTTTGGTAATGCTGGTAATTGTTTGAGGATACTCCCGAATTGCAAGTGCCAATTGGCCTTTTCGCAAGTTCATTTCCCTGATCTTTCGGTCAAGAACAAAACCTGGATGTACACCTTTTAAAATCTCCAATTCCTGTAGCATAAAACAAAAATAAACAATTT
This portion of the Pseudobacter ginsenosidimutans genome encodes:
- a CDS encoding nucleotidyl transferase AbiEii/AbiGii toxin family protein, with the protein product MHWETVTALLKEVLEAVMKEKIFDQFRLVGGTSLSLQCGHRSSVDIELFTDAEYGSIDFESIDHWFRNHYAIVITHHVGSIGFGITYYIGHSKDDLLKVDLYYTDTFVRPIIEREGIRLADEEDVIAMKLNIVGQEGEKKTFGIFMK
- a CDS encoding HigA family addiction module antitoxin; this translates as MLQELEILKGVHPGFVLDRKIREMNLRKGQLALAIREYPQTITSITKGRRGMNTELALKLEKALGLEEGYFMVLQVFYDIKQAKKREEKKPDLTKFRKILFWDTDFASIDWVRQYKAIILRVIQRGNEQEKKALIEFYGQERVQEVIAENLKSPN